The following DNA comes from Deinococcus carri.
GCAGCGTAGAGCGCCAGGGGGGCCGGGGGCGTCGGCCGGGTGGCTGCGGGAAGGCTAGGCCGGGTGGCGGAGCAGGTCACCCTCACCACTCCAGCGCCGCCCGCCGTGCCCGCAGCAGCCACGCCTCGGCGCGGGCGTAGTCGGGCCGTTCGGGCAGGGAGGTATGGGCATAGGCCCGGTCGAAGTCGGCGTGCAGCGCGAGCCGCCAGCGTTCCAGTTCGGGCCAGGGCACCTCGCTACGCTTCACGGCCAGCAGGGTGTCCCGGTGCCCGCCCACATGGACCTGCACCTCGCCGCGTTCCAGCACCGCGATACCGCTCAGCAGCAGCCGCAGCAGGTGCATGGCATGTTTCCAGCGGACCTCGCCGTGCTGGCGCAGGTCGGCTTCCAGCCGCTTGAATTGCCCCATCACGTAGCCGTTGTAGGTCTGGTACACCAGGCGGCTCAGGAACGCCCCCCGGATGGCGAGCAGTTCGGCGGCCAGCGGCGTCGCCGTCTGCACCAGCGGACTGTGCAGCACCTCCAGCACGTTGGGATTCGCCTTCAGCGCCAGCAGCACGAACTTCTGCGCTTCCCAGTACACTTCCTCGCCGAACTCCAGTTGCTCGGGAACACCCGCGAGGCTCCAGTGGTCGCGCGCCGGGGGCAGGTAGAAGCCGCGCAGGTCGGTGTCGCTCTCCGAGGTGTCCAGCCCGAAGGCGCGGCTGCCCACCACGCAGCGGTACTGGACAAATGGGGTGTAGTCGCGCTCGGCGTCCGGCAGGGCGTTCTTCTCGTGGCGGCGCACGATCAGGCTGGAGCGGGCCAGCGTGACCTCGCTCCCGTCCGGAAAGCGCACGCGGTAGGCATGGTCGGGGTCGCTGGGCGCGCGAACGATGACGGCCACCGCGCCCGCCGGGTGTCCGGCTGTGGGCAGGCGCGTGACGATGCTGGTGCCGACGGGGAGAATGGGGGGCAGGGTCATGGGTCGTCCTTTGCAAACACCGCCATCTGCGTCACTGGCCCGTAGTCGGCGTGAACCTCCCCCACGTCCTCGAAGCCCACCGCATAGCCGTACTCGCTGGCGGCCGCCTCGGCCCACACCCGGAACTCGGCCCGCGTCCACTCGAAGCGGTGGTCGGCGTGGCGCATCCCGGCGTCCGCGCCAAAGACCGCGTTGTATTCGCGGTTGGGCGTGGTCACCACCACCGTGCGGGGGCGGGCGTCACCGAACACATTCGCGGTCAGGGCGTCCAGGTGGTGTGGTTCGAGGTGTTCGATGACTTCCACCAGGGCAGCAGCGTCGAAGCCATGCAGGCGCGTGTCGCGGTAGGCCAGGCTGCCGTGAAGCAGGCGCACCCGCTGCGCGAGTTCGGGGCGTTCCTTCAGGTGCAACCTGTCCGCCGCCATCTCCAGCGCACGCCCACTCACGTCCACGCCGACGAGTTCGCGGAACTGCCCCACCTCCAGCAGGCGGCGCAGCAACTTGCCCTCGCCGCAGCCCAGGTCCAGCACGCGGGCGGCACCGCTGGCCTTCAGCACCTCGGCCACGCGGTCCAGGCGGGCGTCGTGGAGGCGGGGGCGGGGGTCACGTGGGGCTTCCTCTTCCTCCGGCCCTTCTTCCTCGGGTACAGCCGGGGTGAAGGCGGCCTCGGCCTGGCGCACCAGTTCACGGAAGCGCAGGAACCGCCCGGTGATGAGGTCGCGTTCCGGGTGGGTGTCCAGCCAGCCCGCGCCGTGGCGCAGAAGCTTTTCCACCTCAGTCTCGTTCAGGTAGTAGTGCTTGCGGCCGTCCAGCACGGGGAGCAGCACGTACAGGTGCGCCAGCAGGTCGCGCAGCCGCACCGTGCCCGACACCCGCAGGCGCACGTAGGGCCGCTCGCCCCACTCGGGAAACAGGGGGTCGAGGGGGATGGGTTCGGCCTCCACCGCGTACCCGAGGGGACCGAACAGCCGCTCGGGCAGACCCTCTGGACCACGCGCCGCCACGCAGGGCAACTCGGCCACCAGCGGCAGGGGCGTGTCGGCCAGGTCCTGCCGGTCCTTGCTGCGCCCGGTCATGGCCGTGCCGAAAGCGTCGCGCAGGGCCACCGCCAGGAAGCTGCCCGCCGCGTACGGCCGGTCGTTCACGTAGGGTTCCAGCGGGGCACCCTCGCCGGGGCGGGTGGTGCGTGAGAGGGCCACCGGGTCCACCTCCAGCAGCAGGGCCGCCGTGCAGACTTCGGGCGTCGCCTCGGGGTAGAAGACGGTCGCGCGGCCAAAGGGCAACTCGCGCTCCAGCACGCGCTCCGGGTGCTTGTGCAGCAGGAAGCCCAGGTCGGTGGCCGGAAAGGGCCGGGCAGGCTGGGGCGTGGTGGTCAGCGTGAGCAGCATCCTGCCGGGCAGGCTAGCGCCGCGCGCGGCCCGGCACGTCGGCAAGATGGCGCAGGTCCCATGCCGCAAGTAGAGTGCGGACATGTCCTCGCTGTGGGAGCGTCCGGCCCAGGAACTTCTCCAGGCGGCCGCCAGCGGTGCCCCGACCCCCGGCGGCGGCTCCACGGCCGCGCTGACCGCGGCTTTTGGCGCGGCGCTGCTGGAGATGGCCCTGAACATCACCCTGAAGAAGAATGGCGAGGCGGCGGCGGAGGCATTGCGGCCCGTTCTCCAGACCCTGGGCAGCCTGCGGGAGCGGCTTCAGACCCTGGCCGACGAGGACGTGCGGGCGTTCCGGGCCTATGTCCAGGCCACGCGCCTCCCCGAAGGCCCTGAGCAGAACGAAGCCCTGGCGGCAGCGGGCAAGGCCTCGATGCAGACGCCGCTCCAGCTCGCCCGCACCGCCCTGGAGGCGCTGGACCTCGCCCCGCCGCTCGCCACGCAGGTCCACGCGGAGGTCATCAGCGACGTGGGCGCGGGGGCCGCGATTCTGGAAGGCGCGCTGCACGCCGCCCTGCTGACGGTGGACATCAACCTGCCGCACATCCCCGAAGAGGAGCGGGAAGGACTGAAGGCCGAACGGGACATGCTGGAGGCGCGGGGGCGGGACCGGGCGGCACAGACGCTGCGGCAAACGCGCGAACGATTGCCGGGCTGAGGACGGACCCCCGCCCCGTACAATCAACACCGATGCTCTGGACCCGTCCCCTGGTGATGCTGCGGCTGCTGGCGCTGCTGCTGTCCAGCGAACTGGTCCGCACCGGCTTTTTCGTGTCGGCGCTGCCTGTGGCCGGGCCGGGGCTGGGGCTGAACACGGCGGTCATCGGCGTGATGGTGGGCGTCCATTACCTCGCGGACGCACTCGCCAAGGGGCCGATGGGCCTGGTCACCGAACGCTGGGGCCTGGGGCGGGTGCTGGCGCTGGGCAGCGGCCTGGGGCTGCTGGTGGTGCTGGGAACGCGGCTGCTGCCGTCGCCGCTGTGGGGCGTGGTGGGCTGCGCCCTGTGGGGCGTCACCTACGCCGCCCTGTGGCCGGGTGTGATGAGTGCCTCGCAGATGCTGGCGCGACCCGGGCGCACGGCGCGGGCGCTGTCGGTCTCCAGCCTCAGCGTGGCCCCTGCCATTCTGGGGGGCGTGTTGGGCGTGGGGCCGCTGATGCAGGCGCGGCCCGGCGCGGCCTGGGGGCTGCTGCTGGGGGCACAGGGGGCGGCGCTGCTGCTGGCGCTGGGCCTGCTGCGGCTGCACT
Coding sequences within:
- a CDS encoding nucleotidyltransferase domain-containing protein, with translation MTLPPILPVGTSIVTRLPTAGHPAGAVAVIVRAPSDPDHAYRVRFPDGSEVTLARSSLIVRRHEKNALPDAERDYTPFVQYRCVVGSRAFGLDTSESDTDLRGFYLPPARDHWSLAGVPEQLEFGEEVYWEAQKFVLLALKANPNVLEVLHSPLVQTATPLAAELLAIRGAFLSRLVYQTYNGYVMGQFKRLEADLRQHGEVRWKHAMHLLRLLLSGIAVLERGEVQVHVGGHRDTLLAVKRSEVPWPELERWRLALHADFDRAYAHTSLPERPDYARAEAWLLRARRAALEW
- a CDS encoding cyclodeaminase/cyclohydrolase family protein encodes the protein MSSLWERPAQELLQAAASGAPTPGGGSTAALTAAFGAALLEMALNITLKKNGEAAAEALRPVLQTLGSLRERLQTLADEDVRAFRAYVQATRLPEGPEQNEALAAAGKASMQTPLQLARTALEALDLAPPLATQVHAEVISDVGAGAAILEGALHAALLTVDINLPHIPEEEREGLKAERDMLEARGRDRAAQTLRQTRERLPG
- a CDS encoding 3' terminal RNA ribose 2'-O-methyltransferase Hen1; protein product: MLLTLTTTPQPARPFPATDLGFLLHKHPERVLERELPFGRATVFYPEATPEVCTAALLLEVDPVALSRTTRPGEGAPLEPYVNDRPYAAGSFLAVALRDAFGTAMTGRSKDRQDLADTPLPLVAELPCVAARGPEGLPERLFGPLGYAVEAEPIPLDPLFPEWGERPYVRLRVSGTVRLRDLLAHLYVLLPVLDGRKHYYLNETEVEKLLRHGAGWLDTHPERDLITGRFLRFRELVRQAEAAFTPAVPEEEGPEEEEAPRDPRPRLHDARLDRVAEVLKASGAARVLDLGCGEGKLLRRLLEVGQFRELVGVDVSGRALEMAADRLHLKERPELAQRVRLLHGSLAYRDTRLHGFDAAALVEVIEHLEPHHLDALTANVFGDARPRTVVVTTPNREYNAVFGADAGMRHADHRFEWTRAEFRVWAEAAASEYGYAVGFEDVGEVHADYGPVTQMAVFAKDDP